The window CAGGTTCGGAGCCCCAGCAGGCCCGGTTCCCCACCCAGGAGAGATGGGCAGGGCTGCTTACCTACTTGGTGCGACCCAGGGCTAAAAGACAATGCTAGCCTTTTGTTCAAAAACTGTTAAGGCTTTCAAGGCGAGGACAGCAGAGCATTAAaatccagaggaggaggaggttgtGAAGCCTGTCCTCGGACTGATAGAAAGGAATCTCTCTCTGAGTCCCACAGGCGGGCTGTCTACACCAGGTGCAAAGCAGGGCTTTTGCGGGCGGGAGTGGTGGTGGTATTTCCACAGTAATTACTAGAACAGCTATGGGGAGAGGCAGATTTGACTTAGAAAGGAAAGCTCTCCCAACCTATGAGGGGCCGGAGTGTTCGCACGGACCTAGGATCACCAGAACTCCAGTCTTCCGGGAAAGGATTCACCTACAGGCCAGGGCTGCTGCGAAAGGGGAAATCCAACCAGGGCGAACGCGGCGCGCGGACAGCACGCTGCCATCAGCATCGGAAGCGTTCCCGGCCGTCACGGGACTCGGAGCCGCGGCGGGCCCGAGAGCCGGAGCCGGGCATCCCCTGCCTGCGCCCGGCTCGGCGCGCGCGGGGGCGGCGGACTGCGGCGAGCGCCGGAGGGGAAGGGCCGGGGGATGCATCCCTCCGGTGGGCGTGAAAACCGAGAGGCCAGCGGGCCGACTCTGAGCCGGTGGACGTCTCGCTGGACCCCCATTCTCCGTTTCTAAGCCCTTCCCTCCGGCCTGCTCCCTCCTCGGGGCGGGTTGGGGTGTGGATTGGGGGCGTGGGAACCTGAGGTTGGAGGGTGGAAATCTGGGGTTGGGGGTGaaggatgggagaggagaggaggtagAGCTGAAGGCAGGAGGCTCCCACAGAATGCCTCTTCCGAGTTGTCCTGTAAAAAAGCTTTACACGTGCAACCCTTCAGCTGCCCCGGCTACCTGAAGACACCCCGAAATCCACACTCGCCCAGGCGTCCCCCACTGCCGCCCCTGCCCGTCGGGCGGTCGGTGGTTCCCTCGGGTCGTCCTTCCTGCCTCTCCGAGgtctccccgcccccgccccgccccgcaggCTGCGGTCCCTTTAAAGGCGCGCCGGTCTGGGGCCGCCCCGCTCTCGAGGAGGACTCGGGAGGCGCGCCAGCGCGGAGAGCCACCCGGCATGGCCATGGCGTCCCCGGCCATCGGGCAGCGCCCGTACCGGCTGCTCTTGGAGCCAGAACCGCCGCGCTATCTGCAGAGCCTGAGCGGCCCCGAGCcgctgcagccgccgccgccgcccccgggCCACTCCTCGCGCCGCTGCGCCCCCGCGCCGCTCTCCACTGCGCCCGGGGCGCACGAGAGACGCAGTGCCCGGAGAGCCGCCAGGGGGGACCCGGAGCCCCAGCCCCGGGCCTCCCGACCCACTCGCCCTCTCCGGCCTGGTCTGCAGCAGAGACTGCGGCGGCGGCCTGGAGCGCCCCGGCCCCGCGACGTGCGCAGCATCTTCGAGCAGCCGCAGGATCCCCGCGTCCCGGCGGAGCGAGGCGAGGGCCACTGCTTCGTGGAACTGGCGCTGCGGGGCGGCCGCGGCTGGTGCGACCTGTGCGGGCGAGAGGTGTGGCGGCGGGCACTGCGCTGCGCTAGTAAGTGTGAGGGTCGGGGGCcgggcggggctggggggcgcGGGAAGACCGCAGTCCGCTGGCGAGCGGCTGCGAGCGAGCCAGCTGGGGCGAGCCGAGAGGGGGCGCTGTCCCCTCCGGCTTCAGGGGAGACCAGGATTTTCACCGAGGCAGGTAGCCCCTGGACACACTCTCCTCCTTAGTGCCCTTAGGTATGCTTGTGCGGTATTTAACAAGCACCGCACTCTTCCTCTGACAGGTGCGCGCCTCGCCCCTCTCCAGATACAGCCAgtacgcgcgcgcgcgcacacacacacacacacacacacacacacacacacacacacacaggctgggGTTGATGCCTGATGCTACCAGATCATTCCCCTGGGTCTCCAGtgccctctcttgcttttttgtagCTTCTTGAGAGTGGGCTGTGAGGCTATTCTTGAGATGACCGTTTGGCCCCTGCTTATTAGGGTAATGGCTGATGACTTTGTCTGCCTGCCTGCCTATGGTACACCCTTCCTCCAGGATGACCTGTGGGGACAGGGAAGAGACCTGGTTGGGCTTTGGATGGACAGAGGCCATGAGGCTTGAGAAGAGTGTGAAGTGACCCTGGATCCCTGCCCTCTCCCGCCTTCCACCTCTGGCCCCTCGGACCTTTGCCCTCTGCTCTGATGTTTGGCTGGGCcctgcttcctcctcttcctcctactGGCTACTGCACCAGGCATCAGGCTTGAGAATTACCCAACTACCTGCCCTGTCTCACCCTCCCCAGAGCTCTCAggtccctccagcctcctcctctgagCCAGAATCTTCTCAGAGCCTGACTATAAAACACTGGACATCCACTGTATAGATTTTCTGAGCACATTTGCGGTCTTCTTGGGggtttgttatttttctcttccagcAGTTAGGTGTGTATATTTCTTCAgtgatgtttcttttcttcttttcctattagATTTATCTAGAAAAATAGATATTCCTATTAGACTTATctagaaaaatagatttttttttccctattagaTTTATCTAGAAAAAtagatttcttcttttcctgttcCCCACCCCATAATTGCTGTTGCCATGTTTGGCAGACGATACCCACACCCATGTGCCTATGTGTTTATGTAGATAGTTTAAATATCTGAAGCACAAAGTGCAGACGATGGTACAACCTCTAGAAAGCATCTCTGGAAATGGCTTGGGGTCTCATCTTTCAGCCAAGCTTCTTCCCACATGACAGCGCCCCCATCTCCCTCCAGCTGCAGCACGTGCAGCAGCAACTGCTACACCCCCATCAGGAAAGCCTGACCTTGCCTCTCTGCAGTCCCCAGCCAAGGCTGTGTAGTGTGCTTCCCACTGCAGCTGGCTTCAGGGCAGCAGAGCTCAGACTCGAAGCCAGGATTGAGTGGAAGAGGagtgtgggaggtgggggtgggtccTGCTCCCTCCACCATCAGAACTCAGTTCAGGTGCTAATTAATAAGGAAAGGGCGATAGATACAGAAATGTGTGATGTGGGTGGAGGGCTGCTGTCACTTGGCAAATTGCCCTGACCTTCAGTAGAATCAAATGCAACTTTCCCACAGATGTGTTTGCAGCTTTTGCCCTCTCAAGGGCCCTGGGGTACTTTACTGCCTCCCAACAGTAGCATAGAGAGGCAGTATCCTCTTTGTAATGGGTTTTAATGTGCTGGAATCCCAGGAAAGCTGCTTCGTTGGAATTCTAGTTTGTATTAGGACATTGAGGCCTTCagttggtctagtggttaggactccatgcttccattgcagggtttgatccctcattggGAAACTTAATATATTGCATGCCTTGCAGCGTGGCAAAAACTGAGAAAAGTTTAAAAGCAAGAGTGAAAAAGACACTGGAGGACTGTATCAATTGTTGAACATTTGGCATATAGTTTTACGACTGGCGGGGTTGTTGTCGGTAATGgtgtctgtgtgtttatttgtgtATATGCATGATACTCCATGATTAAATGAATTTATgcagagcttcccttgtggctcagctggtaaagaatctgcctgcaatgcggtagacctgggttcgatctctgggttggaaagatcccctggagaagggaaaggctacccactccagtattctggcctggagaattccatggggtctcaaagaatgggacacaactgagtgactctcactttcatACTTTCACATTAGACAGTTTCTTGTGAAAAGGAAGCCCCAGGTGAATAGTCGTGTCCCCTGATATTTCTGTGTGACTTGGTAGCCCTCAGCTAGGTGGGTTAGTACCAACCAGGGATGTCTGAACACCGGAGAGGGAGCAGAGTTGGAATCAAGGGGCTACAGAGAGGAGCCTCTGTTtgtcattattaatatttaactgATTGTGGACTTGTAGCTTGATGGAAACAGTTGAGAAATGTTCTGATGGCTGGCAGGCCAAACTCACCAATCATCTGTCTTTCAACTGAAGTTCCAATTCCATGGTGGGGTGGgtttgttttatctttgttttaaaaagcaagggTCAGAAACATGACTTTTGAAAGGCAGTACTCTGCAGTGCCTAAGAGAACAGCCTGGAACCAGAGGACCTAGGTTTGAATCCTGATTCTGCCAATTAgtctctgtgtgaccctgggtacCTCTGTGTTCCtcttctgtgttttaaaaaattgagatgatAGCATTACCTTCTCAATTATGTtcatgtgagaattaaatgaattaatatatggaaagggcttagaacagtgcctggtagaAGGCAACGTAAACAAACGTTTAGGGCAGTATGAATGTTATTATTATCCCCTCCCATCCAGCAGCTGTAACAATTTGCCTGGGCTCCCAACACTTCTTAGGATCACCTTTCCGAACAGTGAGAGCCGTTTTCCAACTCTGCTCGGTTGCTGAGCTGAGGCGGGAAGAGGGTGTCCCGCgcagcacaggtggggcagggccaCTCCTGCCTGCTGTGGGCATCCTCACGGCGTGTTGGTAGCCTCGAGGTCATCGGGACCCTGGCACCTTGCATTTGCACCACTTGTCCCCAGCACAGAGCACAGTCTCGTGCCTGATAAAGGCAGTCGTCTGTTTTTACTATTAAATCTCCCAGCTCTTGGAAACACGCGGAGGGACAGCGGGTGTGTAAATGACATCTGTCTCAGCAGGAGGTTGACACTGGGTGGGAGCTGTGTTGGCAAAATGGGCTTTTAATAAGGGAAGCTTTTAGAAAACTGTCTCCCCACTGCCTTTTCAGTGAAAATTCCTCTATCTCAAGCTTATCCCTACTTCAAGGACTGTAACGGAGCTCTGGTTAATGCTGGATTTGCCAACAGGAGACGTTCAAAGTTGATATTCATTTCTAGGATTAAAGAACTCGTGTTTATTAGATAGAGAAGGAAATCTGGTGGGGactgggagggggagagagaggtagATTATatgaagttgtgtgtgtgtgtgtctgggggtgggggg is drawn from Bubalus kerabau isolate K-KA32 ecotype Philippines breed swamp buffalo chromosome 5, PCC_UOA_SB_1v2, whole genome shotgun sequence and contains these coding sequences:
- the LOC129652793 gene encoding ras association domain-containing protein 5-like encodes the protein MAMASPAIGQRPYRLLLEPEPPRYLQSLSGPEPLQPPPPPPGHSSRRCAPAPLSTAPGAHERRSARRAARGDPEPQPRASRPTRPLRPGLQQRLRRRPGAPRPRDVRSIFEQPQDPRVPAERGEGHCFVELALRGGRGWCDLCGREVWRRALRCASFWI